Proteins from a genomic interval of Actinomycetota bacterium:
- a CDS encoding fumarate hydratase: MREIEASRITNVISNLCKEANFSLPDDVLSSIETAKLKEDSPMGKEVLSLILENAQVAQREKIPLCQDTGSVVVFLELGQEVLIRGDIYRAINEGVRRGYKEGYLRKSMVRDPCFSRENTGDNTPAIVHIEIVPGNALKIIVMPKGSGSENMSRLSMLKPAEGVEGIIDFVVETIEIAGPNSCPPLIVGVGVGGSFEMAAYLAKKALLRKIQEENPSIEVANLERELLKRINRLGIGPQGFG; this comes from the coding sequence ATGAGAGAAATCGAGGCAAGTAGAATAACTAATGTGATATCAAATCTTTGTAAAGAAGCTAATTTTAGCCTACCGGACGATGTTCTCTCCTCCATCGAGACCGCTAAACTTAAAGAGGATTCTCCAATGGGCAAGGAAGTGCTCTCCTTGATCTTGGAGAATGCGCAAGTAGCACAGCGGGAGAAAATTCCCCTATGTCAGGATACCGGATCCGTGGTTGTATTTTTAGAGTTGGGGCAGGAGGTCCTAATAAGGGGAGACATTTATAGGGCCATAAATGAAGGAGTTCGCCGTGGATATAAGGAGGGTTACCTTCGAAAGTCAATGGTCAGGGATCCCTGTTTTTCAAGGGAAAATACCGGTGACAATACCCCTGCCATCGTTCATATAGAGATCGTGCCCGGAAATGCATTGAAGATTATAGTCATGCCCAAGGGGAGTGGCAGTGAGAACATGAGCCGCCTTTCCATGCTTAAACCCGCCGAAGGCGTGGAGGGAATCATCGATTTCGTTGTGGAGACCATTGAGATCGCGGGACCCAATTCCTGTCCCCCCTTAATCGTGGGTGTGGGAGTGGGTGGATCCTTTGAGATGGCAGCGTACCTTGCCAAAAAGGCTTTGTTGAGAAAGATTCAAGAGGAAAATCCCTCCATTGAGGTAGCGAATTTGGAGAGGGAGCTGCTCAAAAGGATAAATCGTTTGGGCATTGGACCTCAGGGTTTTGG